Proteins encoded together in one Psilocybe cubensis strain MGC-MH-2018 chromosome 8, whole genome shotgun sequence window:
- a CDS encoding Short chain dehydrogenase sol3: protein MGKLTPADFIRDQWSTVAPVVKVDLTGKTIIVTGANSGIGLETAKHFARMSPGRLIITCRNKEKGEEAVKQIIQATGYASVEAWILDLVDFRSVKSFAERYEQEGGRLDIIIQNAAVAYPGQAQYTEDGWELSTKVNNLSTSLLTLLLIPRMLDTAKKYNTTPRIVIAASETHFWVQMDKDVVNSPNFFRTYAHQEFSTPAHERYYGTKPRTSEQGSRQFVWAAIGGEERKDELRGAYISLAQVTEPSDYILSEEGKFAQDKIWEDLIAELTKIEPRIRNIVQECLTPPAPAV, encoded by the exons ATGGGCAAGCTCACACCTGCCGATTTTATCAGGGATCAGTGGTCCACAGTTGCCCCTGTCGTAAAGGTCGATTTGACTGGGAAGACAATCATTGTCACCGGTGCAAACTCAGGAATAGGTCTAGAAACAGCGAAACATTTTGCGCGTATGAGCCCCGGAAGGCTCATCATAACTTGTAGGAATAAAgaaaagggagaagaagcaGTAAAAC AAATCATCCAAGCGACTGGCTATGCGAGCGTTGAAGCATGGATTCTTGACTTAGTTGACTTCCGTTCTGTGAAATCATTTGCAGAGCGCTACGAACAGGAAGGCGGCCGTTTGGATATCATCATACAAAACGCCGCAGTGGCATACCCTGGTCAAGCTCAGTACACGGAAGATGGATGGGAGCTATC CACAAAAGTCAACAACCTCTCAACCTCCCTGTTGACTCTTTTGTTAATTCCCCGAATGCTTGACACGGCAAAGAAATACAACACCACGCCGAGAATAGTGATCGCTGCAAGTGAAACTCATTTTTGGGTGCAAATGGACAAGGACGTTGTCAACTCGCCCAACTTTTTCAGAACCTACGCACACCAAGAATTTTCTACTCC CGCCCACGAGAGATATTATGGTACAAAGC CAAGAACGTCGGAGCAGGGCAGCCGACAGTTCGTCTGGGCAGCAATCGGTggggaggagagaaaagatgAGCTTCGTGGAGCCTATATCTCTCTGGCCCAAGTGACGGAGCCCAGTGATTATATTCTCAGCGAGGAAGGAAAATTTGCCCAAGATAAGATTTGG GAGGACCTTATTGCTGAATTGACGAAAATAGAGCCGAGAATTCGGAATATTGTGCAGGAGTGCCTTACACCTCCTGCGCCCGCGGTATAA
- a CDS encoding N-ethylmaleimide reductase: MVAEKVLFTPLQIGSITLKNRIGMSAMTRNRALQTYPNDLLKEYYVQRTKGGAGLIVSEGILITRQGTEWPNAPGIWDEKHISEWKKITDAVHEAGGKMYAQLWHVGRVAHPDAPEQKLAGTPIYAPSAIAARGGKYRFLPGEPGNVTPTEIDDPKQFIELYKQAAINAKAAGFDGVEIQGGNGYLIHQFLDSTSNKRSDEWGGNIENRAKFGLEVLKVVVEVFGPDVALKVSPNGGYNDVGMPLQETLDTFSYFITESDKLGLAYITLVQYHPYFDPVFDVQRATKHDVIAAYAHLPKHSKVFVNSLVTAEVGEELVASGKVSGIFIGTQWINHPDLAKRIEHGKPLDNQLNFMGLNSSGEEGYTDYPTAVY; encoded by the exons ATGGTCGCTGAAAAAGTTCTTTTCACCCCTCTTCAAATCGGAAGTATCACTCTGAAGAATCGCATTGGAATGTCTGCCATGACGAGGAATCGCGCATTGCAAACGTATCCTAACGATCTTTTAAAGGAATACTATGTTCAGCGCACCAAAGGTGGTGCCGGACTCATCGTCAGCGAAGGTATCTTGATTACTCGTCAAGG GACTGAATGGCCCAATGCACCTGGAATCTGGGATGAAAAACATATTTCcgagtggaagaagattaCCGACGCTGTTCACGAGGCTGGAGGAAAGATGTATGCTCAG TTATGGCACG TTGGTCGAGTTGCTCACCCAGATGCACCAGAGCAAAAACTTGCTGGCACT CCTATATATGCGCCTTCTGCTATTGCTGCTAGGGGCGGCAAATACCGCTTTCTCCCAGGAGAGCCTGGCAATGTTACT CCAACCGAAATAGATGACCCAAAACAATTCATCGAATTGTATAAGCAGGCCGCAATCAACGCAAAAGCAGCTGGCTTCGATGGTGTAGAAA TTCAAGGAGGGAATGGATACTTGATCCACCAATTCTTGGACAGCACCTCGAATAAACGCTCAGATGAATGGGGTGGAAATATCGAGAACCGTGCGAAGTTTGGTCTAGAGGTCTTGAAAGTCGTTGTGGAAGTATTTGGCCCAGACGTCGCTCTGAAGGTCAGCCCTAACGGAGGCTACAACGATGTTGG GATGCCGCTTCAAGAGACTCTCGATACATTCTCCTACTTCATAACAGAGTCTGATAAACTGGGGCTCGCCTATATCACGCTTGTTCAATATCATCCATATTTTGATCCAGTTTTTGACG TTCAACGGGCCACTAAGCACGACGTTATTGCAGCCTACGCCCATTTACCCAAGCACTCCAAGGTATTTGTCAACTCTCTCGTCACTGCTGAAGTAGGCGAGGAACTCGTTGCGTCTGGTAAAGTCTCCGGGATCTTCATCGGGACGCAATGGATCAATCACCCGGACCTTGCGAAGCGTATCGAGCATGGAAAGCCGCTTGATAACCAGCTGAATTTTATGGGTCTTAATTCGAGCGGAGAAGAGGGGTACACAGATTATCCAACTGCTGTGTATTAA